The Vicia villosa cultivar HV-30 ecotype Madison, WI unplaced genomic scaffold, Vvil1.0 ctg.001503F_1_1, whole genome shotgun sequence genomic interval CATAAGCTTTGAGACACTTAATTCCTTCAAATCAAATAACTTCAACTCTCCTGGCGGTGAATATAAACAAATTTCCACaggaatatttgatttttacgaGTACATTCGTAATCCTGATGCTGATATTGTGCTCCCAAAGACTCCGGTTGTCTGTAAACCCTTTCAAGATTCGTTTGAAAAGGTTTTTGAGATGGTAGATATTGACCCTCAAAGAACAGTGAGATTTTATCCTTCACTTATTATCATCATTTTTCTGATTATGTGATATCAAATTATGTATTTATTTAGTAACTTTGCCTATTGTAGTTGTTCTTTGATGACAGTATCCGCAATATTGAGACAGGAAAATCCTTGGGCCTTCACACAGTCTTGGTAGGTAGTTCTTGCCGTTGTCGATGAATGGacaaaatattagtaataatattatgtTGACATAAtcattcatttacttcttgcatATGTTTGTTGAATTTTGGCAAATATATACATGCACATATTCTTGTTCTTAGATTAGGACTTTGTCAATGTACAATATGAAGACTGAAAATCATCAGCATCATATCAAACTTGAATAGTTGATGAATCAAATTATGCAGGTTGGAACTTCCCATAGAACTAAAGGAGTGGATTATGCCTTGGAGAGCATCCATAATATGAAGGAGGCATTTCCAGAACTGTGGGAAGTTGATGAGAAGAGTAAAAATGTCAAGTATTCTAGAAAGGTTTCAATTGAAACATCAGTTAAAGCTTAACTTATTATATGCATCATCCTTTTGAATTTGTGGTGCCTAATATTGTTCTGGCATCTAACTTTGACTAATGTACTTGTTATCAGAATACTTAtatgttatttatataaataaatgagTTTTGTTTATCAGCCAAGCTTTTATTTTTGTTAGGCTGGTGTTTTGGCCTTCAaattttttcctattttcttattagatttttatattaagtggaaaaatatttttgagcttatagcttatacacttacataaaaataaaagatatgttTAATTTAATAACAGTGTTTTCATTACgagtttataacttattttactagtttataatttattttgcaaacattattttaaatagcggtttaacttatagcttataacttatcatATTTTCTTCCACTTTTACCCTTATTATTATAACTAAAATCCATTACTaccttttataatttattttaatttaaaattaaataattatatattaaatgtcttgtcattttaattcattaactaATTAAACTgctaattttatcaaatattttaattaatttatcagttataagttatcaatcatcagctataagctatcagtcatcagacattagtcataagctataagtcatcaactAGTTTATTACTCAACCGTTATTTTTATCGAACTGAGTCTAATTCATTCTTATAAGATAATTAAAGAATGCAACAGATAATCTTGTAAAATGCTGTAAAAGAAAATTAGTAAGAATAATGACATAAATATGTTGTAAATCCTAATTACACAATCTGGCTTTCAAGGATAGATTTATAAATTAAACATATACATTTGTGAAAAATATGTTGGTGTgttttagtgaggagagaaagagagagaataaaGCAAGTAAGTATCatattattgaattgaattgtaCAAATTAAATTACAAACTATATCTATTTATATACAATTAACTTGTACCCTAAAAAATCTAAGAAACCTAATTGGGCTTGTACTTGGATTATTCAAACTTGGATTATATCTAATATCTCAAAATAcccctataatccaagttgtcgaaCATACGGTAATCATAGTCGATCTGaactatttttaatttctttctcaaattcaggAATCGGTCGATCGTCAATCCTTTGCTGAAAATTTCGGCCAACTGTGCTTCACTTGAGCAATGTCTTACTTCAAGTTCACCTTGATTTACTTTCTCCCTTAAAAAGTGAAATCTAGCTTCGATGTGCTTACTTCCTCCATGCAAAACTGGATTCCTTGCAAGATTAATGATTAACTTGTTGTCGATATGCAGTACTAGAGGTTTCTTCACTTTGACTTCGATCTCTTCCAACACAGATTTGATTCAAATTGCTTGACACACAACGTAGGATCCTGCTATATATTCAGTCTCACACGATGACAATGCCACCACAAGTTGCTTTCTCGAGCACCATGAGATTGGGGCACCAAAGATTTGAAAGAAATAACCAGTCgtgcttcttcgatcttccttatctccacgCCAATCAGCGTCTGAATAGCAAATAATCATAGCTTCTTTGCTTTTAGTATCTCATCAAAATAGAATTCCATAGTTTATCGTTCCTTTTAAGTATCTCAGGATTCTTCTTGCAGCCTTAATGTGTGACACccttggttcactcatgtatctGCTCACTAATCCGACTGCGAAACCTACATCAGATCGATTGTTGCACACATACCTTCGAGATCTAACAATTAGTTTGAACAAAGTAACATCGACTTTGTcttcctctccatgcttctccaacTTCAAATTTGGTTCAAGAGGTGAGGATGCAGTATTCGAATCTTCCATCCTAAAT includes:
- the LOC131635514 gene encoding uncharacterized protein C24B11.05-like → MENGDQFLESKSKYDCLLFDLDDTLYPFSSGLSGHVTENIQEYMLEKLGIQKDKVPELCVSLYKIYGTTMAGLKAIGYDFDYDDFHSFVHGRLPYNLLKPDPVLRGILLSLPFRKIIFTNADDAHAKRVLHRLGLEDCFERIISFETLNSFKSNNFNSPGGEYKQISTGIFDFYEYIRNPDADIVLPKTPVVCKPFQDSFEKVFEMVDIDPQRTLFFDDSIRNIETGKSLGLHTVLVGTSHRTKGVDYALESIHNMKEAFPELWEVDEKSKNVKYSRKVSIETSVKA